The following proteins come from a genomic window of Edaphobacter sp. 4G125:
- a CDS encoding Fpg/Nei family DNA glycosylase translates to MPEGNEIHRWATRHQAAFAGKPVRVDGPQGRFTDVDVIDGRKLERVLAVGKHLGYDFGKDRILHVHLGLQGDFTEGSGPLPPVKGALRLRMWNATAIKKPAIPGESKRHAWYSEDDGTGHLDPEQIAWVELRGPMDCSLYTQEKWDELTNRLGPDPLNNDSPEKMIAKVHKSRKSIGELLMDQTLFAGVGNIFRAELLYRARLSPFRPGKDVSEETLRSIWNDAVALMPEAMIDRRIITTKPADRPHPRGQALKEEAHYVYRRNGFPCFVCETIVKKQEVAGRNLFWCPTCQED, encoded by the coding sequence ATGCCGGAAGGAAATGAGATTCATCGATGGGCTACGCGACATCAGGCTGCCTTTGCAGGTAAGCCCGTCCGCGTTGATGGTCCTCAGGGGCGTTTCACCGACGTCGATGTGATCGACGGCCGTAAGCTGGAACGCGTACTCGCCGTCGGCAAACATCTTGGTTACGACTTCGGCAAAGATCGCATTCTGCACGTCCATCTGGGTCTGCAGGGCGACTTCACCGAAGGGTCCGGCCCCCTGCCTCCCGTCAAAGGCGCATTGCGCCTGCGTATGTGGAACGCCACCGCGATCAAAAAGCCCGCGATTCCGGGTGAGAGCAAGCGGCATGCATGGTACTCCGAAGACGACGGCACCGGCCATCTCGACCCCGAACAGATCGCATGGGTTGAACTACGCGGCCCAATGGATTGCTCCCTTTACACACAGGAGAAGTGGGATGAACTGACCAACCGTCTCGGCCCTGATCCTCTGAACAACGACAGTCCGGAGAAGATGATTGCGAAAGTGCATAAAAGCCGCAAATCCATCGGAGAACTCTTGATGGACCAGACGCTCTTTGCAGGGGTGGGAAACATCTTCCGGGCAGAGCTACTATACCGCGCACGACTCAGCCCTTTTCGACCGGGCAAAGACGTTTCCGAAGAGACATTGCGTTCCATCTGGAACGACGCGGTCGCCCTGATGCCTGAAGCGATGATCGATCGCAGAATTATCACGACAAAACCTGCGGACCGGCCCCACCCGCGAGGTCAGGCGCTCAAGGAAGAAGCGCACTATGTTTATCGGCGCAATGGTTTTCCCTGCTTCGTCTGCGAAACCATTGTGAAGAAACAGGAGGTTGCAGGACGCAACCTCTTCTGGTGTCCGACGTGTCAGGAAGACTGA
- a CDS encoding DHA2 family efflux MFS transporter permease subunit, giving the protein MSSAATMPADHSAEVTQGVNPWLIAASVMLATFMEVLDTAIASVALPYIAGSLSASNDEATWVLTSYLVANAIVLPASNWCSLRFGRKNFLIICVIIFTVASFGCGAAPTLGMILLARIVQGAGGGALQPLSQAILFESFPPAKRGAAAAVFAFGVVVAPVLGPTLGGWLTDTYSWRYAFYINIPVGILAVFMISRFVHDPPYIKNAKVPAFDNLGFGMLVVWTGLLQVILDKGQEDDWFGATWIRIAFPIMLAAFLWWVRISWHRKNPLVDLKVLKNRNFAIGCLLIFLFGIAIYSTVTVLPLFYQELLGYTAFTAGIVVAPRGLGAICGMPVIGYLSNKVDPRYLLTFGFVVFGFTTLYFGSITLQISPNTLLVPILITGFGLSFVFVPITTAAYGTLPNEQMGNASGLFNLMRNVGGSIGISVAQTLLIRRAAVHQNLIINSVPMTGQQFQDSIRNTTGFLVGPYGPANAAVPTQATLYRELLRQASSWAFVDVFRWLSLLSFACVIAVWLLKKVKPGKGPVGAH; this is encoded by the coding sequence ATGTCAAGCGCTGCAACTATGCCAGCCGACCATTCTGCCGAAGTGACCCAAGGGGTCAACCCTTGGTTGATTGCGGCTTCGGTGATGCTGGCGACGTTTATGGAGGTGCTGGACACCGCCATTGCTTCAGTGGCGCTGCCGTATATAGCGGGATCATTATCGGCCTCGAACGATGAGGCGACCTGGGTGCTCACCAGCTATCTGGTGGCGAATGCCATTGTGCTGCCCGCGAGTAATTGGTGCTCGCTGCGCTTTGGACGAAAGAACTTCCTGATCATCTGCGTGATTATTTTTACGGTTGCAAGCTTTGGGTGTGGAGCGGCACCGACGCTGGGAATGATCCTATTGGCCCGAATTGTCCAGGGAGCAGGTGGGGGCGCGCTTCAGCCGCTCTCGCAGGCAATTCTGTTCGAGTCGTTTCCCCCGGCGAAGCGGGGAGCGGCTGCTGCGGTCTTTGCGTTCGGTGTCGTTGTCGCTCCGGTACTTGGTCCAACGCTCGGCGGGTGGCTGACAGACACGTATTCGTGGCGTTATGCCTTCTATATCAATATTCCGGTTGGGATACTGGCGGTCTTTATGATCAGCCGGTTTGTTCATGACCCGCCCTATATCAAGAACGCCAAGGTGCCGGCGTTCGACAATCTTGGTTTTGGGATGCTGGTGGTCTGGACGGGGCTACTCCAGGTGATCCTGGATAAAGGGCAGGAGGACGACTGGTTTGGAGCGACCTGGATCCGCATTGCGTTTCCGATCATGCTGGCAGCCTTCCTGTGGTGGGTGCGGATCTCGTGGCATCGCAAAAATCCTCTGGTCGATCTTAAGGTTCTAAAAAACAGGAACTTTGCCATCGGGTGTCTGTTGATCTTCCTGTTTGGAATTGCGATCTATTCAACGGTGACGGTGCTCCCGCTCTTCTACCAGGAACTGCTAGGATATACGGCATTTACAGCGGGAATTGTTGTTGCTCCACGCGGACTGGGTGCGATTTGTGGGATGCCGGTGATTGGCTACCTTTCGAATAAGGTTGATCCGCGCTACCTACTCACCTTTGGGTTTGTCGTCTTTGGGTTTACGACGTTGTACTTTGGAAGCATCACTTTGCAGATCTCCCCGAACACTCTGTTGGTCCCGATTTTGATCACAGGTTTCGGGTTGAGCTTTGTCTTTGTGCCGATTACGACGGCGGCTTACGGTACCCTGCCGAACGAGCAGATGGGCAACGCGAGCGGACTGTTCAACCTGATGAGGAATGTTGGGGGATCGATTGGAATCTCGGTGGCGCAGACGTTGCTGATCCGGCGCGCGGCGGTACACCAGAACTTGATTATCAATTCTGTTCCGATGACAGGACAGCAGTTCCAGGATTCGATTCGGAATACCACAGGCTTTCTGGTGGGACCGTATGGTCCTGCGAACGCAGCGGTTCCGACCCAAGCGACTCTTTATCGAGAGCTTCTCCGTCAGGCCTCAAGCTGGGCATTTGTAGATGTTTTCCGATGGCTTTCGTTACTTAGTTTTGCATGTGTGATTGCAGTCTGGCTGCTGAAAAAGGTAAAACCGGGTAAGGGCCCGGTAGGAGCTCACTGA
- a CDS encoding glycosyltransferase, whose product MQVFFWIAMAGSVTSTIYCLMVIAAAIRFGLRKRREDRAAETTDFLPPVSVLKPLHGTEEGMDRNLETFFEQAYPEFELLFCARHESDAGLQLAREVGKRYPHVDAKYVTCGEPTPQFHNAKVFSLAKLDSVAKYPLFITSDADARVAPDYLRKMVQNLKDPHVGLASSIYLGTVHHGTEARFSSQLDAVGKSVEMSSGVMVADMLEGTKFALGVTMAVRKESFVVAGGFEELGQFYADDFVLGNRLATRGVGVRLATHVIRLLVEDTPFKVSFKNQLRWMQSTRRSRPWGHLGTGLTFAMPFGLLGLLWGLLSGHALFGVAWFGAMIVNRWVQAGAVLRVMGDQNWLRGMLIYPMRDLLGSILWLGSYGGDRFYYRGQIYRMREGGRVEAP is encoded by the coding sequence GTGCAGGTATTTTTTTGGATCGCGATGGCGGGTTCTGTGACGTCGACGATCTACTGCCTGATGGTGATTGCGGCAGCGATTCGGTTTGGGCTGCGAAAGCGTCGCGAGGACCGCGCTGCTGAGACTACGGACTTTCTTCCTCCGGTCAGTGTGTTGAAACCACTGCATGGAACCGAAGAAGGAATGGATCGAAATCTCGAGACGTTTTTTGAGCAGGCATATCCGGAGTTCGAGCTATTGTTTTGTGCCCGTCACGAAAGTGATGCGGGGCTGCAATTGGCGCGAGAGGTTGGCAAACGCTATCCGCATGTCGATGCGAAGTATGTCACCTGTGGTGAGCCAACGCCGCAGTTTCATAATGCGAAGGTATTCTCGCTGGCGAAGCTGGATTCCGTTGCGAAGTATCCGTTATTCATTACCAGCGATGCGGATGCGCGGGTGGCTCCGGATTACCTGCGAAAGATGGTGCAAAATCTGAAGGATCCGCACGTGGGACTGGCGTCGAGTATCTACCTTGGGACGGTACATCACGGAACGGAGGCGCGGTTCTCGTCGCAGCTGGACGCGGTGGGCAAGAGCGTCGAGATGAGTTCCGGAGTGATGGTCGCCGATATGCTCGAAGGCACGAAGTTTGCATTGGGCGTGACGATGGCCGTTCGAAAAGAATCCTTTGTCGTCGCCGGGGGCTTTGAAGAGCTTGGCCAGTTTTACGCTGATGACTTTGTGTTGGGAAACCGTCTCGCCACTCGTGGAGTAGGGGTACGTCTGGCGACGCATGTGATCCGGTTGCTGGTCGAGGACACGCCATTCAAGGTTTCGTTTAAGAATCAACTGCGATGGATGCAAAGCACGCGCCGTTCGCGGCCATGGGGGCATCTGGGCACCGGACTGACCTTTGCCATGCCCTTTGGATTACTTGGACTTTTATGGGGGCTGCTCAGCGGTCATGCTTTATTCGGGGTGGCGTGGTTCGGGGCCATGATCGTGAACCGTTGGGTACAGGCGGGAGCCGTGCTTCGCGTGATGGGGGACCAGAACTGGTTGCGCGGAATGTTGATCTATCCGATGCGCGATCTATTGGGAAGCATCCTTTGGTTAGGCAGCTATGGTGGCGATCGATTCTATTATCGGGGGCAAATCTATCGGATGCGAGAAGGCGGTAGAGTCGAGGCGCCGTAG
- a CDS encoding ArnT family glycosyltransferase — MNAGMTQFVASPANPDTEVLTGSVSLESLAPSRSWSPRSIAIIFFAWLILQIGCLFTPGLLDDVDSIYTEIAREMLVRNDYVTPYVNGIRFFDKPPLMYWMAAASMRIFGPHDWAARLPLAIGVLALLLAVYTLGIRLFRETSPPDAPDRGGFYAALALATSIGPFLYTRFYIPDILLALWMTLGVHLFLIALDRIHQGRSSLLPCLSFAAVMALNVLTKGLIGLIFPIGFALLYLAITHQLSKLKYLHLVSSLALFLGIAAPWHILAAIRTPSIPLPSGLGLPERGGWAWFYLYNEHIARFLGQRIPHDYGQVPITLFWLLSIVWVLPWSAFLIPAISDHVRDLRNRTLISPRRYEAALSLLLWTALVLGFFTLSSRQEYYNLPALPALALMSAGLLARADSRDASSRTGALRWTICFLLPLSTLVALVCGYFSIVAPHPADGTDIASLLAANPEFYNLSLGHIFDLTGAAMGLFRGPLIAVALGMICMGFGSLILRQHKHQYAANLILATATVITLLAAHEGLTRFYPILGSKDLALAIDRDGLQPNDQIILDGELTSGSSLIFYTHHQLHLINGNVNGLWYGAFWPDAPRIFETEDSLRHLWSGPDRVFLLTYHPKARVDDLAPYGTVHILAAAGGKTILTNR, encoded by the coding sequence GTGAACGCAGGGATGACCCAATTCGTTGCCTCCCCGGCCAACCCGGACACCGAGGTTCTAACTGGCTCTGTGTCGCTCGAATCCCTGGCACCGTCACGGAGTTGGAGTCCTCGCTCAATTGCAATCATCTTTTTCGCCTGGCTCATTCTTCAGATTGGCTGTTTGTTTACGCCTGGTCTGCTCGATGATGTCGATTCCATCTACACCGAAATCGCGCGCGAGATGCTTGTACGCAATGACTACGTCACTCCGTATGTAAATGGCATTCGCTTCTTCGACAAGCCACCCTTGATGTATTGGATGGCTGCGGCTTCCATGCGCATCTTTGGCCCGCATGATTGGGCGGCGCGCCTTCCTCTAGCTATCGGCGTCCTCGCTCTGTTGCTAGCGGTCTATACGCTCGGTATTCGTCTCTTCCGTGAGACATCTCCCCCCGATGCTCCCGATCGTGGGGGCTTCTATGCCGCGCTCGCATTGGCCACCAGCATCGGACCGTTCCTTTACACCCGCTTCTATATCCCGGATATCCTCCTCGCCCTTTGGATGACGCTTGGCGTCCATCTCTTCCTGATCGCACTGGATCGCATCCATCAAGGCCGCTCTTCGCTGCTGCCCTGCCTGAGCTTCGCTGCCGTAATGGCTCTCAATGTTCTTACCAAAGGACTCATCGGCCTGATCTTTCCCATCGGCTTTGCTTTGCTATATCTCGCAATCACGCATCAGCTTTCGAAACTGAAATACCTGCACCTTGTCTCAAGTCTGGCCCTCTTTCTCGGGATCGCTGCCCCCTGGCATATTCTCGCGGCCATTCGGACACCCTCCATCCCTCTCCCTTCAGGACTCGGGCTTCCCGAGCGCGGAGGTTGGGCCTGGTTCTATCTCTACAATGAACACATCGCTCGTTTCCTTGGCCAACGCATTCCTCACGACTATGGCCAGGTTCCAATCACTCTCTTCTGGCTTCTGAGTATCGTCTGGGTTCTGCCCTGGTCAGCTTTCCTTATACCTGCCATCTCCGATCACGTCCGTGATCTCCGCAACCGCACGCTAATCTCTCCTCGAAGATATGAAGCAGCGCTCTCGCTTCTTCTCTGGACCGCTCTCGTGCTCGGCTTCTTTACCCTCTCCAGCCGGCAGGAATACTACAACCTTCCCGCGCTTCCCGCGCTCGCGCTGATGTCCGCCGGCCTCCTCGCTCGTGCCGATTCACGGGATGCATCTTCCCGGACTGGCGCACTTCGCTGGACAATTTGCTTCCTTCTTCCTCTCTCCACACTGGTCGCTCTCGTCTGCGGATATTTCTCGATCGTTGCGCCGCATCCAGCTGATGGAACCGACATCGCATCTCTCCTCGCGGCCAATCCAGAGTTCTACAATCTCTCCCTCGGCCACATCTTCGATCTCACCGGAGCAGCAATGGGCCTCTTTCGAGGACCTCTCATCGCAGTCGCTCTCGGAATGATCTGCATGGGGTTTGGAAGTCTCATACTCCGTCAACACAAACACCAGTATGCTGCCAACCTTATTCTCGCCACAGCGACGGTCATCACTTTACTCGCCGCGCACGAGGGACTGACCCGCTTCTATCCCATTCTCGGCTCTAAAGATCTTGCTCTTGCTATCGATCGCGACGGTCTGCAACCAAACGATCAGATCATCCTTGACGGAGAGCTCACATCCGGCTCTTCGCTGATCTTCTACACCCATCACCAGCTTCACCTGATCAATGGCAACGTCAATGGCCTTTGGTACGGGGCCTTCTGGCCCGATGCTCCGCGCATCTTTGAAACAGAAGACTCTCTCCGGCACCTCTGGTCAGGACCGGATCGCGTCTTCTTGTTGACCTACCATCCGAAAGCACGAGTTGACGATTTGGCCCCCTACGGAACGGTTCATATCCTCGCTGCCGCCGGAGGCAAAACCATCCTTACCAATCGTTGA
- the dnaK gene encoding molecular chaperone DnaK: MGKIIGIDLGTTNSCVAVMEGGEPKVIPNEEGGRTTPSIVAFTKSGERLVGQVAKRQAITNPENTIYSIKRFMGRRYDEVNDEMKMVPYKVVKQGDHIAVLAQGKEYTPPEISAMILQKLKKAAEDYLGTTVTEAVITVPAYFNDAQRQATKDAGKIAGLDVKRIVNEPTAAALAYGLDKKKDETIAVYDFGGGTFDISILEVGEGVIEVKSTNGDTHLGGDNLDQRIVDWLIKEFKDETGLDLTSKGNEMALQRLKDAAERAKIELSTAQETEINLPFITADASGPKHLVRKLTRAKLESLVDDLLQKSVGPCKQALKDAGVDTSKIDEVVLVGGQTRMPAIQELVKKLFGKEPHRGVNPDEVVAIGAAVQAGVLAGDVKDLLLLDVTPLTLSIETMGGVATPMIARNTTIPTKKTETFSTAADNQTEVEVHVMQGERPMANGNRTLGKFKLGGIPPAPRGVPQIEVTFDIDANGILNVNAKDNATGKDAKITITSSSGLSKEEVERMAKDAESHAAEDKEKRDEIEARNGLDSMVYNVEKMLKDSGDKVSGSDKSDVESALEDAKKTLAGTPSASELNAARERLTTASHKLAEAMYKANAAQPTEQAAQAGSAEEPKKDEGVIDAEYVDVDEKK; the protein is encoded by the coding sequence ATGGGAAAGATTATTGGTATTGACCTCGGAACCACCAATTCGTGCGTGGCCGTTATGGAAGGCGGCGAGCCGAAGGTGATTCCCAACGAAGAGGGTGGCCGCACGACGCCATCGATCGTCGCCTTTACGAAGAGCGGCGAGCGCCTCGTTGGCCAGGTGGCCAAGCGCCAGGCGATCACGAATCCGGAAAACACGATTTACTCGATCAAGCGCTTCATGGGACGCCGCTATGACGAGGTCAACGATGAGATGAAGATGGTGCCCTACAAGGTGGTCAAGCAGGGTGATCATATCGCCGTCCTGGCGCAGGGCAAGGAGTACACTCCGCCCGAGATCTCGGCCATGATCCTTCAGAAGCTGAAGAAGGCCGCCGAGGACTATCTCGGCACCACGGTGACAGAAGCCGTCATTACCGTCCCAGCCTACTTCAATGACGCTCAGCGTCAGGCCACGAAGGATGCAGGCAAGATCGCCGGACTCGACGTCAAGCGTATCGTCAACGAACCAACCGCCGCTGCCCTGGCCTATGGCCTCGACAAGAAGAAGGACGAAACCATCGCCGTGTACGACTTCGGCGGCGGTACCTTCGATATCTCAATCCTCGAAGTTGGAGAAGGCGTCATTGAGGTCAAGTCGACCAACGGTGACACCCACCTCGGTGGCGACAACCTCGACCAGCGCATCGTCGACTGGCTCATTAAGGAGTTCAAAGACGAAACCGGCCTCGACCTGACCTCCAAGGGCAACGAGATGGCCCTGCAGCGTCTGAAGGATGCCGCAGAGCGCGCCAAGATCGAGCTCTCGACCGCGCAGGAGACTGAGATCAATCTGCCCTTCATCACCGCGGACGCAAGCGGACCGAAGCACTTGGTTCGCAAGCTGACCCGCGCTAAGCTCGAGAGCCTGGTCGATGACCTCTTGCAGAAGTCGGTTGGCCCTTGCAAGCAGGCCCTCAAGGATGCAGGCGTCGACACCAGCAAGATCGATGAGGTCGTACTGGTCGGCGGACAGACCCGCATGCCTGCGATCCAGGAGCTGGTCAAGAAACTCTTCGGCAAAGAGCCTCACAGGGGTGTCAATCCGGATGAGGTCGTCGCGATCGGTGCAGCGGTTCAGGCCGGCGTGCTCGCAGGCGATGTGAAGGACCTGCTCTTGCTCGATGTTACCCCGCTGACTCTCTCGATTGAGACGATGGGCGGAGTTGCGACCCCGATGATCGCTCGCAACACCACCATTCCGACCAAGAAGACAGAGACCTTCTCCACGGCTGCCGATAACCAGACCGAGGTTGAGGTTCACGTCATGCAGGGCGAGCGCCCGATGGCGAACGGCAATCGTACGCTGGGCAAGTTCAAGCTGGGTGGCATTCCACCTGCTCCGCGTGGTGTGCCCCAGATCGAAGTGACCTTCGACATCGACGCCAACGGCATCCTGAACGTCAACGCCAAGGACAATGCCACGGGTAAGGATGCGAAAATCACCATCACCTCCAGCTCAGGTCTCAGCAAGGAAGAGGTCGAGCGGATGGCGAAGGATGCCGAGTCGCACGCTGCCGAGGACAAGGAGAAGCGCGACGAGATCGAAGCGCGCAACGGACTCGACTCGATGGTCTACAACGTCGAAAAGATGCTCAAGGACTCCGGGGACAAGGTCTCCGGATCGGACAAGAGCGATGTCGAATCTGCCCTCGAGGATGCAAAGAAAACACTTGCAGGAACCCCGAGTGCAAGTGAGCTGAATGCGGCTCGCGAGCGTCTAACAACTGCAAGTCACAAGCTTGCAGAAGCGATGTACAAGGCGAATGCTGCTCAGCCCACCGAACAGGCCGCCCAGGCTGGATCCGCCGAAGAGCCGAAGAAGGACGAAGGCGTGATCGATGCCGAATATGTAGATGTCGATGAAAAGAAGTAA